In Salvia miltiorrhiza cultivar Shanhuang (shh) chromosome 4, IMPLAD_Smil_shh, whole genome shotgun sequence, the DNA window CAGCAGATGCAGGCGATGCGGTGTTGGTCGAGAAGAGAAGAGGAAATGCGAATTGCGTGGGGAAGAAGAGGCTTGGAGGTTGGAGCTGTGCGGCGCTGCTGTGGAAAGAAGGCAGCGCTGACTTGAGGAATGAGGAATTGAGGATGAGGAGGCGCAGATTTAGTTTAgggaattagggtttaggttaTACTTTTTAGCATATTCAACAattcaaaatattatatatatatatatatattatattattatatattatatattataatatatatatatatatatatatatatatatatattatatcgaatcgaatatctacgaatatcgaatcgaatatcaaaatttcatataagtatttgaataataatcgaatcgaatcgaatatttgttatcgaatacgaatcgaataatttcgaatacgaatcaggcaatttcgaatcgaatctcgaatcgagcaaaaatattcgattcatATGCCTTGGCAAATTCACAAAATCACAAACTGAAGGCACCGCAGTAGCTTACAAAAAATCGGAAAAAAACATCAAACAATGAGACCTCCCAAGGATCTCTCTAACAAAGATCGAAATAAGATTGTGCAGTATCTTCTTGCAAATTTGAAGAATGGCAAGCCTCGGTACGGAGCCATGATGGAGGCGGCATCCCTCTTCAACACTTCACAACGTACGATTACTCGTCTTTGGGCGGCTGCAAAAAAACAAAAGGAGAATGGTCAAGAAATTTATCTAGCCAATGCCAAACCAGGTGcaacaagaagaaaaagaataCAAGTCCACATAGAGCTGATACAAAGTCTGGAACTACGCAAAAGATCAACCATACGACGACTTGCAGTGGGGATTAATCAAAGCAAATCAACTGTTTGGAGGTGGGTAAACAAAGGGCTGATCAGAGCACATTCTAGTGCTATTAAGCCCGACTTAACAGCACCAAACAAGTTATTGAGACTACGGTTCTCACTAGAGGCTTTGGAATTTGATCGCATTATGTCGGCTGTGAAGTTTAAGACTATGGACAACACCATTCATGTGGATGAGAAGTGGTTTTACATCACAAAGGCATCAAACAGATTTTACCTAACACCGGGAGAGGGAGATCCTCACCGCACGTGCAAGAATAAGGCTTTCATAAAGAAGGTAATATTTGTGTGTGCAGTTTGTAGGCCGGTGTTTTCACATTCGGGTGAATGCCTATTTGATGGGAAGATTGGAATCTTCCCACTAATAGAACAACTTCCAGCCAAGCGAAACAGCAAGAACAGACCGGTTGGAACTATGGAAACAAAGCCCATACAGTTCGTGACCAAGGAAATCATGAAAGGATGCTACATAAATCAGGTATGCAAAAATGCAGCTCAAGTATGCAAAGAATGTGGATGtgatatgtattttattttcaaataaaatatcaacTGTTCTTTCATCTTTATTACAGCTTCTACCAGCAATATATCAAAAGTGGCCTGAATTTGGAAGTAAATTGATCTATATTCAGCAAGATAATGCGAAGCCCTATATACTAGACTCGGACCCTGAATTTAGGGCAGCAGCCACAGCTCATGGATTCGACATAAGAATAGTTCAACAACCACCAAACAGTCCGGACACAAATGTGAACGACTTGGGATGGTTTAGAGCTATTCAGAGCATACAAGAAGAGCATGCATGTTACAGTTGTGATGATCTTGTGAAGGCTGTTGAGGCATCATATGCAGCACTATCTCCTCACACACTTAACAAAGTGTTCCTAAGTTTGCAATCATGCATGGTAGAGATTATGAAACAGCGAGGTCATAATGCATACAAAATCCCACACATGAGGAAAGATGCACTAATGAGAGCAGGGGAGCTGCCAAGGGATTTGGAGGTTTCTAAGAACTTGGTGGAAGAGTGCATTACTTACTTGACTGAACATGCACCTATGAATTTGGTGCAACAGATTATGGATAAGTTAGGGTATCCCTTTGCACAAGAATGCCTAATCAATTACTTCCAACAGTTAGAAATTTAGGGCTGCtaggtcttttttttttttttacacaaaGGTATGTTTTTTGTATAGCAAAGGTCTGTTTTTTTGTATAGCAAAGGTCTGTTTTTTTGTAAAGAAACTCAGTTATGCATTTTGTAAAGGGCTGGACTAAATGAATGAAAGACCAAGCAAATCAGTTATGCATTACTCATGTGTGCAGCCTAGTATGTGATGTTCAAACATAACAGAAGGCACCAGTCGACCTTAAAGCTTCAAACAACACACATCAAACAACAAGGCACCAGCCGGCCTTAAAGCTTCAGACAACAGAGACATCAACACACGAAGGCACCAGCCGGCCTTAAAGCTTCAAACAAGGCACAACATCAAAACTGAAGGCACCGGGCTGTACAGCACAGCCCGATACATCAACAACAAAGATGGCACCAAGTAGCCTTAAATATAATGCAAACAAAACACCAAAAGCCAATTTCACAAAAATTCTCAGAAACACAATTGAAAATCATTTTTCATCACAGAATTTGATTCAATATATTCATCATTTCAGCACCATGTACACCAACAACCAACAATGCAACAATTAATCCCCACTCGATCATCATACAAAATCAGATAAGACACACAAAAAGGAACATTCTCACCGAGTAAGGAAACATTTGCTTCAATGTTTGCCAACGGGTCATTTTCTTCACCAGAGGGGGCTTCGCCGGAGAGGGCTGCATCTCAGTCTCAGGCACTGGCGTCCACCCAGCCGTGTCGACGTCGTCATCGAGGGGCACAGCATACTCCCCAAGAGACCACGGTGACAGTGTGTCCGCCACAACACAGCCATCGGAATCGGGTGTTTCAGGCGGAGACTGATACGGCTCCTGCTTCGCCGGAGACTCAGGGCTCGATTCAAACAACAATTTGCGTTGATTTGCGTGTAGATCGACGCCACCCGGAGAGGTGAAAGGCTCCGGTGACGCCGGAACACCAGTGGACGCAACGGGATTCCAGGGAGAACGGCGACCACTCAGAGAGGCGAAGGACTCAGGGCTCCATTCAAACACCAATTTGCGGCGATTTGAGTGGCAATCGACGCCAGCCAGAGAGGCGAAAGGCTCCGGTGACGCCGGAACACCAGTGGACGTAACGGGATTCCAGGGAGAACGACGACCACTCAGAGAGGAGAAGGACTCAGGGCTCCATTCAAATTTGCGTCGATTTGAGTGTAGATCGACGCCACCCGGAGAGGCGAAAGGCTCCGGTGACGCCGGAACACCAGTGGACGCAGCGGGGTGCCAGGGGGGACGGCCACCGCTCAGAGATGCCGGATCTGCACTTGAGGAGGGTTTTTTCTTCATCGTGGCACCAAATCGGAACAGACCAGAGGCGACGAGCTCTGGGCGAGGAGAACCCAATGATGGGCTCGGGAGAGGTGAATCAAGGGTCGAAACCCTAGATCCGCCGGTGAGAACCCTAGAGCGGCGACAGGGAGGCGTCGATAGAAACCCTAGAGACGCGAGTGGGAGGCGCCAATAGAAACCctagagagtgagagagaggcgcggtgtgagagagagaaatatgagTGACGATATGTTAGGTTAATGAGTGTAGAAGATAGGTTTAAGTAGGTGTAGATTAGTTGACTTAATTATAGAGTTTAATTTGGTgtaatttttacccaaaaaggaaagtagccaactttagtgggacacccaaaaaggaaatatggccaactttaatgggacggagggagtataaaatttgatattgtgaaaataaaaacaaaaaaataagttaaaaaattaaaaataaaatactaattaaaaatatatttattcaaaaaagatgagagaagagagagaaattataaaactttaatatctaaacaaatttattttttacattttaaatcaaatattttcagaaaatatatcatattaaagctcttatcgtgatctttaatttgatatgtgcatattaaatattttataattaatcacattttacaattttggaaagaaatgtaacaacaaataagaagttaaagaaaataaaaataaaaagaaaaatatatagtttaaacataaaccttcaattttattataactacaaaattgccactcgattttgaaataaatttgaaattgatttcaaattggaaactctctttttaatatagtactaGTACGCCCATcagtgcgatgcacggcgaaatcgaaattaaatgacattttaaataaataaatataaatattaaacaaaatcgAAATATTAATAAATGTAGAATATATacgatttaaaaataaaatatcaattactcaataaatttCTGAATTTAAAAAGGTAATTTTTAACTATGTATaaagtataatgataattatagttattaataattctaaattatttaataatgtacacattattattatcgAGTATCCCACTtaataatgaataaattaatattttcatacacacacataaataaaaaagttgtaaaattttaacaaatagaaagaaaataaaatattttgaaattttaataacctatttgttttaaattcatttttaataatttttatactacATTAAAGATTTTGTTacaaacttaaacttaagatgcatattgaatatattttcataaaatcaaatttgacgatgtttaaaaaataattaaaattaaaaaaaacatagtgaaaaaattgatgggagaagagagagaaaaaatgaaaggaaaaaaatggatggagaaaactcctcttttatatattatatagatagatgTGTATTAAAGAATCTACAGAAGTTTTTTTATCGTCAAATTTAGGAGTGTTCACAATTTGGTTTAAACCATaaaccaaatcaaatcaaaccgTATTTGTGCGATTTGGGTTAGTTTACggtttaaaaaatatgatttggtttatatttttgaaaaatataaaataaaccaAACCGTAAATCATACTATAGTTAAagttcttattattattattgttgttgttgttgttgttgttattaattTAGTAATTTGTTGCACACTTACATAGTTACTTTCTCTAAgttaaaaaagaaagatagaGTCATTTcatttatatcttaaaatagtTCTTAATGTGTTtcgattttattattattattattattattattattattattattattattattattattattattattattattaaatatcttagaagttcgatttttttttattacttctaaataggaaaataaaaaatataaaaaactgcAAACCAAATCACACCAAACCATATTTATACAtcttggtttggtttggttttgatATTAATACAGTTTGGTTTggtttaaaaaaattgtcaaaCCGTATTTTACGGTTTGGTTTGATTTTAATGTCAAACCGCACCAAACCAAACCGTAAACACCCGTagttaaaattttctcttttctctcaattttttttattaaattttattttttctttagtttttttattttttccaaaaaccGTTAacttcatgaaaaaaaaatatccaaTATGAGTATTGAATTAAAGATTACGAAAAGatcattaatttgatataaaaattataaaaaaaattgaaacgaataaattattatcatttcatgtattaaaattaatttttattctttctcATTTATCTTTAATGGTGAacatttatacttttttttcattttatttatgttgcTGAAAAAATAAGTAGGtgccatttattttcttttaaaaaaaattacatgattgtttaattataattattttaattatttttgtattttatatgaatttataaataaaaaactagttatatatctaaaaattagAACTTAAATTATTATACTTAATTATGTGTACgaattatttctttatttatataaatatattttttgttatgattttatttttatattactcatatttttctgattttttaattagttttgagatatttaaatatgaacCTCTTGtcaggtccggagggtctcgaataggtgtatggggggggaatacacctataggctatttttgaatatgaaacttgaaacacaaactgacacaacctttttagttaaaagagttttagcaaaacaaggttgacgacttaTTGAGTACTCTTCAGTAAatagttatcagttaagtcaaagactctaactgatacacgtaaagcttcaaTCGAATTTGttgaacagagagatgttatgaatcttactgactatccgaaaaTAAATCAGTTAGattaataacacacgcagcggaaaacttttgtttcgaaataacctgtgagattaatcacgttgtcagaaattaagtttctctttgcagttaatcagtttttaGTTGGAGAAGGCTTGTACAAAATTAAGAAtgtaaaaactgaaagttgtaaacaacacaaagatttttacgtggttcgaaaaacacttcttaCATCCACGATCaattgatcagaccaacaacttcactgggcatgtgcttactggtgcacagcaaacctgggcgtgtgcttacgggtgcacaacaaacctggacaactgaagatcctatcttcagtaccaacacatctggttggatttctcactcttagcgcacactgggcactaagatctcttcggagacagagcactggtctgaactcttTAAAACTCAAACTTTTGATTCGGTCTATTAAAATGAGGTtcgaaatcttgccaactagattacaaagatcAAGTTCtttgtaatcagttatacctaggctttggatatacaatatttgcctaagttctaaaagaatgtatgtaatcagcagtgactgatttttggctttgtgattctcttcttcgattcaaactttggaatggctttgaatgctgagtgacgaattcgccagcgtttcagcttatgtagttgaatcggtgaagattgaagtgatcctcgagctctatttataggaggcGTCTTGAATatccgttggctgaaatggtcttcaagaattcttccgttagagagtaatttgaacttgggctgaggcttcaatcttcgaggttcctttgtttggtgagaacggctatattgaagagcaggagataggacatctctgaaaaaggTAGTCACCAAAAGGagtggcctctgcagagaaaggacgatcctgagatctctgcatttaatgcggctgtacttctggagtgcgtggcttactttaaactttagaggttcagtccgaggaagaatgtttaactgatacttgactttagtatcagttcgctgaatccacgtggctcgtattaaataatcagtcgtaactgattcttggactggttagtcaaatatcagtatttgacttgccttaatcgttacatcagtcggcagcttcagtcttcagtcttcaatcctccggcttcagtctttagtctttagaacaacaactaaactagaaagaGAACTCTAACAAATGAGTTGGAACatttctagtctattacaagtgaaacttattgattttggtatcatcaaaactaggattaggatatttcattaagttcccaacaatttccccatttTGATGATGctaaaaccacacaacagttctaagacAAGAAAAGACAGAGCAAGAACAGCAAGTTACTAAACatggtgaatactattcccccttaacaagatAACCTATAAACTTGCATTCGAAGAAAAAACATAACAGTCCAAACGAACTAAACAAAGACAAAACTGAAGTAAATAATCAGAGCCGGGACAAAAagatattgtcttcaggttgagatcaaaagaagttctttttatttctttaaagataactgatgagaaatcagttgaggTACAGAGCAGAACATACAAAAAGGTAAAAAGCATAAAAACAca includes these proteins:
- the LOC131023248 gene encoding uncharacterized protein LOC131023248; the protein is MRPPKDLSNKDRNKIVQYLLANLKNGKPRYGAMMEAASLFNTSQRTITRLWAAAKKQKENGQEIYLANAKPGATRRKRIQVHIELIQSLELRKRSTIRRLAVGINQSKSTVWRWVNKGLIRAHSSAIKPDLTAPNKLLRLRFSLEALEFDRIMSAVKFKTMDNTIHVDEKWFYITKASNRFYLTPGEGDPHRTCKNKAFIKKVIFVCAVCRPVFSHSGECLFDGKIGIFPLIEQLPAKRNSKNRPVGTMETKPIQFVTKEIMKGCYINQLLPAIYQKWPEFGSKLIYIQQDNAKPYILDSDPEFRAAATAHGFDIRIVQQPPNSPDTNVNDLGWFRAIQSIQEEHACYSCDDLVKAVEASYAALSPHTLNKVFLSLQSCMVEIMKQRGHNAYKIPHMRKDALMRAGELPRDLEVSKNLVEECITYLTEHAPMNLVQQIMDKLGYPFAQECLINYFQQLEI